Proteins encoded together in one Nocardioides marinisabuli window:
- a CDS encoding NADH-quinone oxidoreductase subunit A has translation MLHLLAIGTLVGLGLLTLAVLHRALAVDSAPLLVLPHASGRVPQQHALSRYHPRWYAASVVFLAFDVEMLFMYPWAVVVEDLGPGAVIEMFGFLAVLLAAVAWARREGAFRWA, from the coding sequence GTGCTGCACCTGCTGGCGATCGGGACCCTCGTGGGCCTGGGTCTCCTCACCCTGGCCGTCCTCCACCGTGCCCTCGCCGTCGACAGCGCACCGCTGCTGGTGCTCCCGCACGCCTCGGGACGGGTGCCGCAGCAGCACGCGCTCTCGCGCTACCACCCGCGCTGGTACGCCGCCAGCGTCGTCTTCCTCGCCTTCGACGTCGAGATGCTCTTCATGTACCCCTGGGCCGTGGTCGTCGAGGACCTCGGCCCCGGCGCGGTCATCGAGATGTTCGGGTTCCTGGCCGTCCTGCTGGCCGCCGTCGCCTGGGCGCGCCGCGAGGGGGCGTTCCGATGGGCCTGA
- a CDS encoding MBL fold metallo-hydrolase: MSEHTTDRNDLIVRVIETPTLGDRSYVVHDGEVAIVIDPQRDIDRVLEILEADGVRLTHVFETHIHNDYVTGGLALARETGAAYLVNGEDDVSFDRTPVADDEVVEVGERIAVRAIATPGHTFNHLSYAVTDGGEPFAVFTGGSLLFGATGRPDLMGEEHTDALVRHQHASAHRLAEELPDEAEVYPTHGFGSFCSATQTDATSSTIGQEKTQNPVLTQDEETYVRELLDGLGAYPAYYAQMGPRNEAGPDAPDLSTPERADAAELRRRIEAGEWVVDLRNRTAFAAGHAPGTVNFGLDGGFATYLGWLIEWGTPVTLLGESAEDVAEAQRELVRIGIDRPAAHATGGPKDWTDGDLGSFETGTFADLAQVRHHRPVVVLDVRRVDEHEKAAIDGAVNIPIHEIPRRVDEVPEGEVWVHCAGGYRASVAASFLAAAGRTLVSIDDTFDNAEKVGLHLVGPEA, encoded by the coding sequence ATGAGCGAGCACACCACTGACAGGAACGACCTGATCGTGCGGGTCATCGAGACCCCCACCCTGGGCGACCGCAGCTATGTCGTCCACGACGGCGAGGTCGCGATCGTCATCGACCCGCAGCGCGACATCGACCGGGTCCTGGAGATCCTCGAGGCCGACGGCGTGCGCCTGACCCACGTCTTCGAGACCCACATCCACAACGACTACGTCACCGGCGGCCTCGCCCTGGCGCGCGAGACCGGCGCGGCGTACCTGGTCAACGGCGAGGACGACGTGTCCTTCGACCGCACGCCCGTCGCCGACGACGAGGTCGTCGAGGTGGGCGAGCGGATCGCGGTGCGCGCCATCGCGACCCCCGGCCACACCTTCAACCACCTGTCGTACGCCGTCACCGACGGCGGCGAGCCGTTCGCGGTCTTCACCGGCGGCTCGCTGCTCTTCGGCGCGACCGGCCGACCCGACCTGATGGGCGAGGAGCACACCGACGCCCTGGTGCGCCACCAGCACGCCTCGGCGCACCGCCTGGCCGAGGAGCTGCCCGACGAGGCCGAGGTCTACCCGACCCACGGCTTCGGATCGTTCTGCTCCGCGACCCAGACCGACGCGACCTCGTCGACGATCGGGCAGGAGAAGACGCAGAACCCCGTCCTGACCCAGGACGAGGAGACCTACGTCCGCGAGCTCCTCGACGGGCTGGGCGCCTACCCGGCGTACTACGCCCAGATGGGCCCGCGCAACGAGGCAGGCCCCGACGCCCCCGACCTGAGCACCCCCGAGCGTGCCGACGCGGCCGAGCTGCGCCGGCGCATCGAGGCCGGCGAGTGGGTCGTCGACCTGCGCAACCGCACCGCGTTCGCGGCCGGGCACGCCCCGGGCACCGTGAACTTCGGGCTCGACGGCGGCTTCGCGACGTACCTGGGCTGGCTCATCGAGTGGGGCACCCCGGTGACCCTGCTCGGCGAGAGCGCCGAGGACGTGGCCGAGGCCCAGCGCGAGCTGGTCCGCATCGGCATCGACCGCCCGGCGGCGCACGCCACCGGCGGCCCGAAGGACTGGACCGACGGTGACCTCGGCAGCTTCGAGACCGGCACCTTCGCCGACCTGGCCCAGGTGCGGCACCACCGCCCGGTGGTCGTGCTCGACGTCCGTCGCGTGGACGAGCACGAGAAGGCCGCCATCGACGGCGCCGTGAACATCCCGATCCACGAGATCCCGCGACGCGTCGACGAGGTGCCCGAGGGCGAGGTCTGGGTGCACTGTGCCGGGGGCTACCGCGCCTCGGTCGCCGCGTCCTTCCTCGCCGCCGCCGGCCGGACCCTGGTCTCGATCGACGACACCTTCGACAACGCCGAGAAGGTCGGGCTGCACCTGGTCGGCCCCGAGGCCTGA
- a CDS encoding MMPL family transporter, with translation MSTTTTPSHRAGTPPDETAPPAAGPLGRLGLWVTSHGKLVAIVWALLIVGLGVFAPSVEKNLSGAGWQADSSESVAARELAQDSFGGNASSAIQVVVHSDDGPVTEGEGEAVLAEVTAILEDEPRIADVLAPQPGATLSEDGSTAIVLAGAGADTNEMVRVATDIKEELQELSTDSVQVNPTGSSLLWSDFNEANLEAMLQSELMSWPVTMAILVLAFGALVAAGLPLILTLSGLVASAGSLVLINELVPVSIWAMNFAMMFALALGIDYALFLVVRYRAARAARPHDKPWAIAQMMDTAGKAVLLSGLTVLVSLSAVMIVPSPSFRSMAGGIMLSVVFILAATLTLLPLVLHKLDDKINKGALPWAKSGEHRSPRFEAWGERLWKRPLVWGLASLVVLLALAAPVLGLKTAMPSIKVLPEESSARVGYDLVQESFGEGAPGTLQVVADKADAEATTEALNADSGIAGAMPPMPASDDSDLVLIQAVPTVDPSDPELGETVDRLRADLPESALVGGAAVENLDLKAQLDESTPLVIGIVMVLGFLLLLFALQAPLISLLGTLASLLSTAAAFGVARLIFQEGYGSDLLGFEPQGFLDAWAPVFFFAMIFAIAMDYTVFLLASAKEHYERTGDPKDAMVGSLAHSGRVIFAAGAVMVAVFFTFALSGPIPPKEMGVVLGIAVLLDAFLVRLVLLPVMLRLTGRAAWYTPAWLRKVLPNITFAHD, from the coding sequence ATGAGCACCACCACCACCCCGAGCCACCGGGCCGGGACGCCCCCCGACGAGACCGCGCCGCCCGCGGCCGGCCCCCTGGGCCGCCTCGGCCTGTGGGTCACCAGCCACGGCAAGCTCGTGGCGATCGTGTGGGCCCTGCTGATCGTCGGCCTGGGCGTCTTCGCGCCCTCGGTCGAGAAGAACCTCTCCGGGGCCGGCTGGCAGGCCGACAGCTCCGAGTCCGTGGCCGCGCGCGAGCTCGCCCAGGACAGCTTCGGCGGCAACGCCTCCTCGGCGATCCAGGTCGTCGTGCACTCCGACGACGGCCCGGTCACCGAGGGTGAGGGCGAGGCCGTCCTGGCCGAGGTGACCGCGATCCTCGAGGACGAGCCGCGCATCGCCGACGTGCTCGCCCCGCAGCCGGGCGCCACCCTGTCGGAGGACGGCTCCACCGCGATCGTGCTGGCCGGCGCCGGCGCCGACACCAACGAGATGGTGCGCGTCGCGACCGACATCAAGGAGGAGCTGCAGGAGCTGTCGACCGACAGCGTCCAGGTCAACCCGACCGGCTCCTCGCTGCTGTGGTCCGACTTCAACGAGGCCAACCTCGAGGCCATGCTGCAGTCCGAGCTGATGTCGTGGCCGGTGACGATGGCCATCCTGGTGCTCGCCTTCGGCGCGCTGGTGGCCGCCGGTCTCCCGCTCATCCTGACCCTCTCCGGCCTGGTCGCCTCGGCGGGCTCGCTGGTGCTCATCAACGAGCTGGTGCCGGTCTCCATCTGGGCGATGAACTTCGCGATGATGTTCGCGCTGGCGCTGGGCATCGACTACGCGCTGTTCCTGGTCGTGCGCTACCGCGCCGCCCGGGCCGCGCGGCCCCACGACAAGCCCTGGGCGATCGCGCAGATGATGGACACCGCCGGCAAGGCCGTGCTGCTCTCGGGCCTGACCGTGCTGGTCTCCCTCTCCGCGGTGATGATCGTGCCCTCGCCGTCCTTCCGGTCCATGGCCGGCGGCATCATGCTCTCGGTCGTCTTCATCCTGGCCGCCACGCTGACCCTGCTGCCACTGGTGCTGCACAAGCTCGACGACAAGATCAACAAGGGCGCCCTGCCCTGGGCGAAGTCCGGTGAGCACCGCTCGCCGCGCTTCGAGGCCTGGGGCGAGCGCCTGTGGAAGCGTCCCCTGGTCTGGGGTCTCGCCTCGCTGGTGGTCCTGCTCGCGCTGGCCGCGCCGGTGCTGGGCCTGAAGACCGCGATGCCCTCGATCAAGGTCCTGCCCGAGGAGTCCTCGGCCCGCGTCGGCTACGACCTGGTCCAGGAGTCCTTTGGCGAGGGCGCCCCCGGCACGCTGCAGGTCGTCGCCGACAAGGCCGACGCCGAGGCGACCACCGAGGCGCTGAACGCCGACTCCGGCATCGCCGGTGCCATGCCGCCGATGCCGGCCAGCGACGACAGCGACCTGGTGCTCATCCAGGCCGTCCCGACCGTCGACCCGTCCGACCCCGAGCTCGGCGAGACCGTCGACCGGCTGCGGGCCGACCTGCCCGAGTCCGCCCTCGTCGGCGGCGCCGCGGTCGAGAACCTCGACCTCAAGGCCCAGCTCGACGAGTCCACCCCCCTGGTCATCGGCATCGTGATGGTGCTCGGCTTCCTGTTGCTGCTCTTCGCCCTGCAGGCGCCGCTCATCTCCCTGCTCGGCACCCTGGCCAGCCTGCTCTCGACGGCCGCCGCCTTCGGCGTGGCCCGGCTGATCTTCCAGGAGGGCTACGGCTCCGACCTGCTCGGCTTCGAGCCCCAGGGCTTCCTCGATGCCTGGGCGCCGGTGTTCTTCTTCGCGATGATCTTCGCGATCGCGATGGACTACACGGTCTTCCTCCTGGCCTCGGCCAAGGAGCACTACGAGCGCACCGGCGACCCCAAGGACGCCATGGTCGGGTCGCTGGCCCACTCGGGCCGGGTGATCTTCGCCGCCGGCGCGGTGATGGTGGCGGTGTTCTTCACCTTCGCCCTCTCCGGGCCGATCCCGCCCAAGGAGATGGGTGTCGTCCTGGGCATCGCGGTGCTGCTCGACGCCTTCCTGGTGCGCCTGGTGCTGCTGCCGGTGATGCTGCGCCTGACCGGCAGGGCCGCCTGGTACACCCCGGCCTGGCTGCGCAAGGTGCTGCCCAACATCACCTTCGCCCACGACTGA
- a CDS encoding sulfite exporter TauE/SafE family protein — MTPLLVVLAVAAGALVGLSLGALGGGGSILAVPVLVYLLDQSPAQATTGSLVVVGVTSLAGAVSAHRQGNVLLGRGVTFGVVAIGGAAAGAKASASVSEDVLLASFAALMLLVGGLMAWRRLGHGDPTRPDRGERPGLDDPIITFSPTFGCNCPRALKVLVTATAVGLLTGFLGVGGGFLVVPALLLALALPMTYAVGTSLVVITITSASALVVRAGSGVSPDWGLVLVLTLASSVAAVLGARLADRIDTDKLQGAFTLLVLGVAVYTAARAFPALL; from the coding sequence GTGACCCCTCTCCTGGTGGTGCTCGCCGTCGCGGCGGGCGCCCTCGTCGGCCTGTCCCTGGGCGCGCTCGGCGGCGGCGGGTCGATCCTGGCCGTGCCGGTGCTGGTCTACCTGCTGGACCAGTCCCCGGCGCAGGCCACGACCGGCTCCCTCGTGGTGGTCGGCGTGACCTCGCTGGCCGGAGCGGTCTCCGCCCACCGCCAGGGCAACGTGCTGCTGGGGCGCGGCGTCACCTTCGGCGTCGTCGCGATCGGCGGCGCCGCGGCCGGCGCCAAGGCCTCGGCCTCGGTCAGCGAGGACGTCCTGCTCGCCTCGTTCGCCGCGCTGATGCTGCTCGTCGGCGGCCTGATGGCCTGGCGCCGGCTGGGCCACGGCGACCCGACCAGGCCCGACCGGGGCGAGCGCCCCGGGCTCGACGACCCGATCATCACCTTCAGCCCGACCTTCGGCTGCAACTGCCCCCGGGCGCTCAAGGTGCTGGTGACCGCGACCGCGGTCGGCCTGCTCACCGGGTTCCTCGGCGTCGGCGGCGGGTTCCTCGTGGTGCCCGCGCTGCTGCTGGCGCTCGCGCTGCCGATGACGTACGCCGTGGGCACGTCGCTGGTGGTCATCACCATCACCTCGGCCTCGGCGCTGGTCGTGCGGGCCGGCTCCGGCGTCAGCCCCGACTGGGGGCTGGTCCTGGTCCTCACGCTGGCCTCCTCGGTCGCGGCCGTGCTGGGCGCCCGCCTGGCCGACCGGATCGACACCGACAAGCTCCAGGGAGCGTTCACGCTCCTCGTCCTGGGCGTCGCGGTCTACACCGCCGCCCGCGCCTTCCCGGCGCTCCTCTGA
- a CDS encoding rhodanese-like domain-containing protein has translation MREIDIDQAATELEKGATFIDVREPAEYAEGHLPGAVNIPMGQLPGRTDELDKDETVHVVCASGNRSGAMTDFLTGSGFDAVNVAGGTSAWIRAGRPTEK, from the coding sequence ATGCGCGAGATCGACATCGACCAGGCCGCCACCGAGCTCGAGAAGGGCGCGACGTTCATCGACGTCCGCGAGCCCGCCGAGTACGCCGAGGGCCACCTGCCCGGCGCGGTGAACATCCCGATGGGCCAGCTGCCCGGCCGCACCGACGAGCTCGACAAGGACGAGACCGTCCACGTCGTCTGCGCCTCGGGCAACCGCAGCGGCGCCATGACCGACTTCCTGACCGGCAGCGGCTTCGACGCCGTGAACGTGGCGGGCGGCACCTCCGCCTGGATCCGCGCCGGCCGACCGACCGAGAAGTGA
- the trxA gene encoding thioredoxin — MATTDLTAETFETTVAENEIVLVDFWASWCGPCRQFAPVFEKASEENSDIVFAKVDTEAEQSLAAAANITSIPTLMAFKDGNLVFAQPGALPAPALGELIGAVRALDVEKAKAEAAAQSGS; from the coding sequence ATGGCCACCACCGACCTGACCGCCGAGACCTTCGAGACCACCGTCGCCGAGAACGAGATCGTGCTGGTCGACTTCTGGGCCTCGTGGTGCGGCCCGTGCCGCCAGTTCGCCCCGGTCTTCGAGAAGGCCTCGGAGGAGAACTCCGACATCGTCTTCGCCAAGGTCGACACCGAGGCCGAGCAGAGCCTGGCCGCGGCCGCCAACATCACCTCGATCCCCACGCTGATGGCGTTCAAGGACGGCAACCTCGTCTTCGCCCAGCCCGGCGCCCTGCCGGCACCCGCGCTCGGCGAGCTCATCGGCGCGGTGCGCGCCCTCGACGTCGAGAAGGCCAAGGCCGAGGCCGCCGCCCAGTCCGGCTCCTGA